From a single Nostoc edaphicum CCNP1411 genomic region:
- a CDS encoding esterase-like activity of phytase family protein: MMAIELVGFASLPADTYGDGPVSGEEISGNGRTGPFPGQPIQGFSGVQFANNDSLYFLSDNGYGSKDNSEDFLLRIHRLDPSFKGTENGDGTVKVLDYIQLSDPNNKIPFQIVNEGTTDRLLTGADLDVESFVFDKDGTIWVGEEFGPYLLHFDAAGKLLEAPIATPDFFKTLDGEAPKILGHRGASGKLPEHTLEAYKQAIADGADFIEPDLVVTKDGVLIARHEPALAILNPDGTLNLSNTTTDVYDITKYPQFADRKKTVSLDGTEITGWFAEDFTLEEIKTLRAIQRVPFRDQSFNGQFEIPTLAEIIDLVKEVEAETGKKIGIYPETKHPTYSAEEATYVGTTEKINRNISEILIDTLKAENFTDPSRIFIQSFEVGNLKDLHDRIMPEAGVDIPLVQLFDAAGITLNGEIIETQPYDFEVSDDLRTYGDLRTPEGLAEIATYADGIGPWKRLIVSVRGTDANNDGLADDINNDGTVNEADRTLLPPTTLVQDAHNAGLQVHPYTFRDEDLYLAADYKGNPELEFQQFFQLGVDALFTDFPDTGDKVRDFLSDPQNNLVRSPQNPDVLSGDAFANLGGSKGFEGGAINASKTKLYMLLEGTVQGDAPGALRINEFDIASRKYTDNKLYYKLENPAYAIGDLAVINDNEYLVVERDGGQGTSAQFKKIFKIDLSKTDSNGYVVKEEVADLLNIQDPNDLNGDGKTTFDFPFVTIENVLVVDKNTILVANDNNYPFSTGRPGDDPQNPVIDNNEIILLKLENPLNLAPGLGQPKGEEIKFGSTTSDDITAQPNQTLFTGDGADFVEATQGNTIQTGNGDDTVLVGNDSSVSTGDGDDQIFIGQNGPAQNTSANGGNGDDLVVVIEASGSNNLFGAAGADTLTVIEGSRQLSFGGSGKDTLTSNGTNNRLYGGSGDDKLFSNVDDSLFGGDGDDILFAGQQGSNSLSGGAGADQFWIANASLPTSKNIVTDFAIAIDKIGLGGIGVTQFSALTLLQQGSDTLVKTGNTELASLLGITSTSLTANDFVFSASVV; this comes from the coding sequence ATTATGGCAATTGAATTAGTAGGCTTTGCCTCTTTACCTGCTGATACCTATGGTGATGGGCCTGTTTCTGGTGAGGAAATTTCAGGGAATGGCAGAACGGGGCCTTTCCCAGGACAGCCAATACAGGGCTTCAGTGGTGTACAGTTTGCTAATAATGACTCTTTATACTTTCTGTCAGATAATGGTTACGGCAGCAAAGATAATAGTGAAGACTTTCTGTTACGCATCCATCGTCTAGACCCAAGTTTTAAGGGAACAGAAAATGGAGATGGCACTGTTAAAGTTTTAGACTACATTCAACTATCTGATCCCAATAACAAGATTCCTTTCCAAATAGTTAATGAAGGAACTACTGATAGATTACTAACTGGTGCAGACTTGGATGTAGAGTCATTCGTCTTTGATAAAGACGGGACAATTTGGGTTGGAGAAGAGTTTGGCCCTTACCTACTACATTTTGATGCCGCTGGTAAGCTGTTAGAAGCTCCCATTGCTACACCTGACTTCTTCAAAACTCTAGATGGAGAAGCACCTAAAATTCTTGGCCACAGAGGTGCTAGTGGAAAGCTTCCAGAACATACTCTAGAAGCTTACAAACAAGCAATTGCAGACGGCGCTGACTTTATTGAGCCTGACTTAGTAGTTACAAAAGATGGGGTATTAATTGCTCGTCATGAGCCTGCTTTGGCAATTTTGAATCCTGATGGCACTCTTAATTTAAGCAATACAACCACAGACGTTTACGATATTACCAAATATCCACAGTTTGCCGATCGCAAGAAAACAGTCAGTCTAGATGGAACTGAAATCACTGGTTGGTTCGCTGAAGACTTCACTTTAGAAGAAATCAAGACCTTAAGAGCTATACAGCGTGTACCTTTCCGCGACCAATCCTTCAATGGTCAATTTGAAATTCCCACCCTCGCCGAAATCATCGACTTGGTTAAGGAAGTAGAAGCCGAGACGGGTAAAAAGATTGGCATCTATCCTGAAACTAAGCATCCCACCTATTCTGCCGAAGAAGCTACTTATGTAGGCACTACGGAGAAAATTAACAGAAACATCAGTGAAATCCTCATCGATACACTCAAGGCTGAGAATTTCACCGATCCCAGTCGGATCTTCATCCAATCCTTTGAAGTGGGTAATCTCAAGGATCTCCACGATCGCATTATGCCAGAGGCAGGCGTAGATATTCCCCTGGTTCAACTTTTCGATGCCGCTGGAATTACGCTAAACGGTGAGATCATAGAGACTCAGCCTTATGATTTTGAAGTCAGTGACGACCTTCGGACTTATGGCGACTTACGGACTCCAGAAGGTTTGGCTGAAATCGCTACCTATGCTGATGGAATTGGCCCTTGGAAGCGGTTAATTGTCAGTGTCAGAGGTACTGATGCTAATAATGATGGTTTGGCAGATGATATCAACAACGACGGGACAGTAAATGAAGCTGATAGAACACTGTTACCTCCCACTACTTTAGTTCAAGATGCTCACAATGCAGGTTTACAGGTTCATCCTTACACCTTCCGCGATGAAGACCTGTATTTAGCAGCAGATTACAAAGGTAATCCAGAACTAGAATTTCAGCAGTTCTTTCAGCTAGGGGTAGATGCACTCTTCACAGACTTCCCAGATACAGGGGATAAAGTCCGAGATTTCTTGAGTGATCCTCAGAATAACTTAGTGCGATCGCCACAAAACCCCGATGTTCTTTCAGGAGATGCTTTTGCTAACTTGGGTGGCTCTAAAGGTTTTGAAGGTGGAGCAATCAATGCCAGCAAAACCAAGCTCTATATGCTGCTAGAGGGTACGGTTCAAGGTGATGCTCCCGGTGCGTTGCGGATTAACGAATTTGATATCGCTAGCCGTAAGTACACCGATAATAAACTTTACTACAAGTTGGAAAATCCCGCGTATGCGATCGGGGATTTAGCAGTCATTAATGACAATGAGTATTTAGTCGTTGAGCGGGATGGTGGTCAAGGAACTTCTGCTCAATTCAAGAAGATTTTCAAAATAGACTTGTCTAAAACAGATTCTAATGGCTATGTAGTCAAAGAAGAAGTTGCAGACTTGTTGAACATCCAAGACCCCAACGACCTCAATGGAGATGGCAAAACCACCTTTGACTTCCCGTTTGTAACCATTGAAAATGTTTTGGTTGTTGACAAAAACACCATTTTGGTAGCTAATGACAACAACTATCCCTTTTCAACAGGTCGTCCTGGAGATGATCCTCAGAATCCAGTCATAGACAACAATGAAATTATTCTCTTAAAGCTGGAGAATCCTCTCAACCTTGCTCCTGGTTTAGGTCAGCCAAAAGGTGAAGAAATTAAGTTTGGCTCCACAACTAGCGATGATATTACAGCCCAGCCAAATCAAACCTTATTTACAGGTGATGGAGCAGATTTTGTCGAGGCTACTCAAGGTAACACAATCCAAACCGGGAACGGGGATGACACGGTGCTTGTGGGTAATGACTCTTCAGTGTCTACAGGAGACGGTGACGATCAAATATTCATTGGTCAAAATGGCCCGGCTCAAAATACCAGTGCCAATGGTGGTAATGGTGATGATCTTGTTGTCGTAATTGAAGCCAGTGGTAGTAATAATCTATTTGGGGCAGCCGGTGCTGATACCCTGACAGTAATTGAAGGTTCTCGTCAATTATCCTTCGGTGGCTCAGGTAAAGACACCCTCACCAGTAACGGCACTAATAACCGTCTTTACGGTGGTTCTGGAGATGACAAACTCTTCTCTAATGTCGATGACTCTCTATTTGGTGGCGATGGTGATGATATTCTG